GTTTGACACTCTATGACTTTTAAATTAACGCTTTTTAATTAGAACAAttgaaatttatgttttttgacACATCTAACtcaagaaaattttaagttttaactaaatttattatctataataaatataaatcatatttaaaaaattatttctttaacgTGTTGTTTGGGTTGCCTAAACTTTGGTTTTAAActgttaaaattaatcaagtcaaaaatgtttgacgtaaAAGTGCCATCTTTCGGAGATGTTTAGTTATTACTTTTGAGACCGATtttaacaatgaaaaatttgaccaatgtttatttttttaaaatacatcCTCAAAAAAATCTCTTCTTGAGAAACTGTATCGCCAGAAACTTTGCCGGCGGTAATTTCCAGGTCGTTTGTAACTGCGATGGATCTCCGTcacataacctaacctcaaacgaaATTTTAAGGAATCGAAAACTGGGCATAAACGAcatcaaaaaacgattttgtagCTCTAATAGTGGCCCCCCAAGCTCCAAACTTCCACCACTGATGAATTTTCCCGAAATTGTTTGGCcttcattaattaaatctataagaaattttatattagctacttttattatcaaaccATATCTGGATCGCGATTTTAATATACCTGATTTTGTTATGGGTTCTAAAAAGGCTTTAGAGGTATAAAACATATCACCAaccaatattttaattaacattatttatttaataggttgtatcatcaaaaatttctcagggagatgtaaaaaatttagaagGATTAGTAACAGGCGATGTTGTGCTATCATTACAAAAATCCCTCCAGTACATGTCGGTTTTCCAAAGAGAACAAATCGCCATCAATAGTGAAGATATTTACTTTTCATTTCCTTATCAAGTAGGCATAATGTTCAATGAACAAGAAGGACAAGAGCAGAAACGATTCGTTGAAGTCACAATGGTCTTTCACACTTTACGAGGTTTAGCTTCAATGAGAGAACGAGGTGAAGAACCACCTTTAAACATGGGCGTtatgcctgaatatcaaaaacgTATTTCTATTTGTAATTATCGATTTATCAGAGAATACACAAAAGGAAAAGAAGGTGATTGGACAATTAACCTATTGAATCACTTTAAACCTAGTGATCAATTAGAAGAATGACATACTATAAAGACTTATTACATTATTTGTAATCTATTTAACATCCAATTGTGATGATTTagtttatgtttaaataaatttttaagaaatcaagattttttattgttgattatatacagggtgaatcAATAGTAATAAGAAGAATAATCAGGAATAAGGGGTGTTCAGAAAAAGGATTGTCATTAAATATagggattaattttaataaaatggctaaattcttgaaaatgaaTTTGAATAAGTTAGTTATTTGTTGTGGTGGTTTGTCATAGACCTAAAATGATTCTACAAAGTGTAATAAAcctttataatttctttatacCTCACCTTTAGGTACATATAGGGATAAAAACTTGCAAAAAGCTACTATTATTAAAGGGATTAGCACAGAGATGAATATTTCTGACTTTGGATGTTGAAGTCGAAATTGGAAGACTTTTCATTGTCTAACTTCATTGTCATtcagatattttttgatatatccTTATTTAAGGCTACATAGCTGCATCCATATCTTTTTTCTTAACTTTCAGGCTTAGAGGATATATGCACAAATTTTGGTCCAATGTGTTTTGATGGTGGTCATTGATACTGTTATTGTATTGATGTTACTGGGCTAATTAGCTTTAGTTTTGCCTCTCTCCATCTTAGACTGCAATACGTTGGATTGTGAATTTTTTTCACTATTACTAGAGCTAATAGTacatctagaactagaaacattcgggtttagccgtgtgtctctcaagacggctaaatgtttctagttctagtgttagttctagtcatAACGTTAGTAgtatgtaattttaaacacttgGGGATTAAATTCAAACCGAAAAAGGGTAAAACAAGGATGTTGTAAGTTTTTATTTGGAGAAACTTACTTGtttaatatgttaaaatttatagtGTTGCTTTTAAAATAcaggtttattattataaaggaATAaggattaaagaaattaacgTTTCAAAGCTAATaggaaatagaaaaaggtGTTTGGtatgtgtcaaaatggttctatTCAATAAGAAACATCTCgaggaagaaaaaataagttgaaataattaaatggaACGTTGTCCATAAACTtgaaagaattcaaaaaatgggatttattgatgattttggttcaaaatggttctaaatggcttaaaatatctttgtaactcttaaataataataataatacatttattgACCTGATAACAAAAAcctaatacaaaaatataataaaatatcaaaataaaaatactattaattaaattaagtcaACTCGGACGATTGTCAGAGGAGGTTTAGATAAACAACTCTGATTTTCACAATCGCTCGAAAATACTATAAATGCTTTTCTGAAGGCAAGCACTGATTGTTTAGAGCACAAAGCTTCCGGCAGAGAATTCCAAAAATCGGCAATTCTGTAAGAAAAAGACCTTTTAAACAGTTGGGTGCTATGAGGCAGGATAGACAAGCAATTCTTTCTGCGAACGTTTATATTGAGATGATTAAATGAgatgattaaattgaaaaattaattttacagcgTTTTGAAAGTGTTTCAAAGTTGCCAAAAAGTTGAAAAAGGTTATTGGTGTGTTCCAAAATTGTTCTAATCGACAAGAAACAAGATAAGgagaaaataagttaaaataatcaaatggGATGTTGTCCATAAATTTGAAAGAACTCATAAATTGTGAATAATTATGGTTTTGGTTTAgattcgaatgtttctagttctagtgttagttctagttttacactagcactgttactatgtagaactaatactatacctaTAGTGGTTCGCACGAGACCAACGAGACGAGATTTTCATAAAGTCTTGTTTCGTCTCGCCGATGAACTAATAAGTCTTGTATCAAGTCTCGTCTCGTTTCTCGTACGAGACTATCATAAAAGTATCGAAATCCCGTCATGCATAATCTTATTGTTTCAGTGCAATAAGGAATACTTAAATACTTGCTATAATGTAAGAGTCGGAAGACAGACTTACACCCTCAGCCTGTCGGTCgcaaatgattttgtttttcacCCAATCGTTTAGGCATAACAAACATTGAgcagatttattattaaggcgattttgatgttttcttATAGTTAATGCAGCACGTGAGAATAATCTTTCCGCCGGGACTGAAGTAGCCGGTATGCTTAAGAGATCTCGTGtcattaaacataaaataggAAATTCAGAAGCATGAATTTTCCACCATTGTAATATATCTGTGTCTTTATTACACCGAGGcatagaataatatttttgaagctCCTGCATCCATTCTCCTTCGGAAGGCGTAGGATTTACTACATACAAAACATCAATATCAATTACAAAATCCGACTTTTCCGCTCTAGAATCTGCTCGTTCCTCCAATGCCGTTACTTTCGAACATTGGTCTTCTGATTGATTGAAATAGGCAATCTTGTCATATCAAAAACTTCTACCTTATGCCGCGAATCTAGAATTAATACTGCAGCATAAATCTAATTAGTCCTACGATAAtgctttaatattttgtctcTCGTAGCATGAAAAGTAACAATAAGCTGCTCTTTGACAGCGTTTTGATCTGCCTTTCGGTCCCATGTAAATATTTTGCTCTCAATATTATGTATTAGTATATTGATACATAGAACCACCATAGGTAATTTGATGTACTTCTCTCCTCCGAGTTTCTTGGAAAGTATTTGAAAGTTGACTAGTAATTTATGCACTTCTTCTAGCAGTATCTATTCTTTGTCCTCAAGAGCATATGGttttaaatcaacaacattttGACACAATACACCAAATCCAACGTCTACCTTCAAGGGGTACTTTTAACATATCATTACTGGAATTCCAGCgtgtagatacgaaaatatttaaagaaatattgcAGATATTATTTGCAGAAATACTTACCTGCGAGACTCTCGTACGAGACGCAAGACCTCATGCACGAGACTCGAGACGAGACCAATGAAAGCCTCGTCTTGTCTTGTCCGAGTATCGTCTCGAAAACGAGACGAGACCATGCGAGACTCTCGTACGCACCACTAtatacctacaactagaatcatttgggtttagccgcacgtctctaaagacggctaaacccaaatgattctagttctaggtatagcgttagttctagttttatacttgcgctgtcactagaaccaacattagacatagaactagaaacattcgggtttagccgcacgtctcttaagacggctaaacccaaatgattctggttctactatataatctaatatatgttgtagaaaccacgagaactggcagtaaatcatcgcTTTCCGTTCTTACAAATGCCGTACGTAGTACATTAAAATTCACAAACAGCTAGAGAGTAATATGTGTTAGAAcgagatagcattagtttaatatttccgctgtacagggtgtccaaatttcgatgggtttgcggggtatctcagttattacgaaagatagaaagttgcggctttcgcgaacctgagctaccttttttgtgaaacttacaatggcgcaaaccaaattttcatagccctcttcgtttttgatatcttcctgtatctcggctatccggaaacttagtaaaaaagggttctaatagattttttcacgtggaatccaatggtgcacgtagaacttttctagtcatcacggtttttgagttataaacacaactcaaatactgaatactcaacttctaaaatacttaactctttataattcaaaaaccgtaatgactagaaaaattctacgtgcaccattggattctacgtgaaaaaatctattagaacccatTTCTACGTTTCCTGATAgctgagatacaggaggtgtctgaaaatcgtaaattttgaaacacttgtatatcaaaaacgaagagggctatgaaaatttggtttgcgccattgtaagtttcacaaaaaagtagctcaagttcgcgaaagccgcaattTTCTATCTTTTAtgataactgagataccctgcaaacccatcgtgtttgaaatttatgattttcagacacctcctgtatcttggctatccggaaacttagtaagaaagtaaaaacgggttctaatagattttttcacgtggaatccaatggtgcacgtagaatttttctagtgatcacggtttttgagttcaTACAGCTCTCGTGTTTTCTACTATATACATACTTTTCTAATACATACATTTAACCTTTCaactacttcaataaaaatagacaacaatctagcgctgaattacaattaaaactagaactaacactagacctagcaCTAGAAAGAgtgtttccagttctaggtctagtgttagttctagttttactctagcactattactatgtagaactaacactatacttagaaatagaatcatttgggtttagccgcacgtctctaaagatggctaaacccgaatgattctagttctaggtatagtgttagttctacatagtaacagtatCTGCAGAGGcacgttctagttttacactagcactatcattagaattcacacaagacctagaattagaatcatttgggtttagccgtcttgactAAACCGGaatatttctaggtctagtattaatttttcgttaaactaaaagtataactaatactagatctagaactagaaacattttagccatcttgaaagactcacggctaaatccgaatgtttctagttttaatgttTGTTCTAACAATAATGCTAgagttagttccagttttagaaaagtaatcgattaaaaatatttgaaaaagattCACTCTGTATAAAAACTGATTGAAAAACATTGTTTCTTATTTAGTAGATATTTATGAAGATAGGTGGCGCTTGTGTAGATGGTCGTTTAAGTTGCTATTCTGTTTGTCCGACAGTACGGATTACATGACCCTGAAAGAGCGTCTGGTCGCGGTCGTCTGTGCAGTGCAGCAAGTTGTTATACGAATCATGGCGAATCCACGGAAGTTCAGTGAGAAAATCGCGCTACACAACCACCGACAGGCCGAAGAAACAGCCAGGTTCGAGCAGATCATGAGGGAGGTGTCGGACGCTACCGCCAGGGTACGTACCCGGAGAGTTTTTCCGGGATAGAGCCTCCCCAGGGGCCCAGCGCGGGACTTTAGCGCTTAAATCGCGACGTAAACAGAGATCGCGCGGCGTGGACGCGACGAGGCGCCCCCCGCGAAATCTATCAACGTGAAATAAGGGGCCGCATGAATCGATATTTCGTACAATCGCTGCGACAGTTTTGACAGCAAAACAACGGAACGTCGAAACGAAACAAACGCAAAACAGGCGCGCATTTGGTGTGGGGTCattggttttgttttttttttttttttaatacgaaatttgttttaacacGCGGTTTTTCTTCGcgctttttttcttttctatttctcGGTTCAGGAAGATTTCGCAATCGCGCAGATGACTCAACTACGTATAAACGCACGCTTGTTTACATCTTTTCTCTTCTCgtaaaatttagaaaaaaatttttttactgtAATCTTCTTCTAGATTTATGTCTATTCAAAgaattaattcttattgttCTCGTCGAAATTCTTGGTAATAGCAAAAAttggatgattttttttcttgttgtaaACAATGAATTGTATTAGTTATCTTTATAGAATTAATTACAAACGCTAAGTCCGCGGTCTTTCACGAAGCTAACGACTATTATCAGTCGCGATAACCTTTTtgcttttagaaaaaatattttaataataacttgtGGTTTTTGGCGTAAAGCGTGATTAACGGACACGAAACTGCAATTTGAGGAAGAAGCTTCGTGTTTATCCTGTAATTCTAATAGCGAAAAACCCTCTAATTTTcgctaattattttttttctctgaaCTTGATTGATAGTGGTTTTTAATTATCTtgggaaataacttttagGTTCCTCggtttttttacatattatcAAGTCAATTCAAGGATACACAATTCGTTAGTCGATTTAATGTGGTTCctataataaattacttttttatgttGATCTATTTGATACTAagtttaaaatatacaattgATCTTATTCCCACTCGATACTGGTTAATTTTAGCTTCAAAATTCCAATCCATCCAACTTAAATACGTCTTGATTTCTTAATAAGTTTACTTTTAACCCAAATTCCAACCCAGAATTATTCGGAATTGGTGGTAATACATCTTCATTTCggttcaaaataaaaattcccggttgtttattttactttttagtAGTAGATTAGTAGTCTTTGATCAATTTATATAATGATTCATACGTTTTCGAGAAGTAGATGTGTTTATGGATTTAATACCCACAATAAGAGCCCaactcaataaaaaataaaatctgtttGAAAAAGAATAAAAGCATTCTCTTTTAACCCCGTTTTTATGGGATTGTTTGTGGAATAagcttttactttttttgtattgtacaattacaaaaaccaaatgtaaagtaaatgtttattttttttattaaaaagaaatgtaattAGGTTGGTAcattaagaattttaaacaCCGTTaacaaactaaaatttaaatttatttcagttATATTAAACactaattttgtattaaattttttcatctatttaattaattcaatttataaacAGAATATGTAGGATATACAGTGTTCGCCAAAAAGTCAGCAACACCCGTTTCATTTCTGTTCCATTGTATCTACGTTTCTGAAATTTAggttatacaggatgttccggtgactcggggcataaaattaacctcatatactagagcaaaaatgatgacaattcgtgaaaaaaaattattataaaagtcttcaaatggtcaagatatgggccatcaaagttcagaagttttaacacatttttctaaatattttcaataccatttatggtagagcgttgaaatttggtacagggtaaacaaatatcaaggaaaatcattgaaccaattttgactttgatcgggcggcggcaaccatgctatacaggctgtccctaaaatttgtttgctcagaacttttttgttcgctcgtaaccctacatttatttttgtactttttaatagaacaTTTGTTTTAGagacttttatcactctttgaaaattttgataaaattgaccgttttcgagttatacgcgaaaatattaagcttcgatttcaatgctaacactaaaaaacaaaaatcttcgaaaaagtcaaggttggccatggcaattaaaaaaacaaattgagctGTCAACTTGCTTATGTCGTTTAAACACAAATGATAGTTTTTTGttagttaagtttttattaattttaagtgttcaaaatggagagttacacatttagtgaacaaactgacatgattttgacattaggGGAATGTCATGGAAACGCCGTAGCAGTTATTGGGTGAAATTTCCGAATCGCAGAGCGCCCaatcgaaaaacatttttaaggattGAAACCCGTTTAAGGGAAAATGGGACGTTTAAGCCGAAATTTACTAACAACAGTAACGTAAGTTCAGTCCGAATACCCGAACtagaagaagatattctaGACTACGTAGAAGAAAATACTACAGCTAGTACTTTGGATATGGCGAGGcactttttaacttcaaaaacaactgTCTGGAGTGTTCTTTACGAGCAACAGCTTTATCCATTTCATTGTTACAAAGTTCAGGAAGTTCGACTGGCTGATTACCCACTGCGACTGCAATATTGCCAAATAATGCAGtacaaaatcc
This genomic stretch from Onthophagus taurus isolate NC chromosome 7, IU_Otau_3.0, whole genome shotgun sequence harbors:
- the LOC111424441 gene encoding m-AAA protease-interacting protein 1, mitochondrial, yielding MKNLTNVYFFKIHPQKNLFLRNCIARNFAGGNFQVVCNCDGSPSHNLTSNEILRNRKLGINDIKKRFCSSNSGPPSSKLPPLMNFPEIVWPSLIKSIRNFILATFIIKPYLDRDFNIPDFVMGSKKALEVVSSKISQGDVKNLEGLVTGDVVLSLQKSLQYMSVFQREQIAINSEDIYFSFPYQVGIMFNEQEGQEQKRFVEVTMVFHTLRGLASMRERGEEPPLNMGVMPEYQKRISICNYRFIREYTKGKEGDWTINLLNHFKPSDQLEE